Proteins found in one Deltaproteobacteria bacterium IMCC39524 genomic segment:
- a CDS encoding circularly permuted type 2 ATP-grasp protein, with amino-acid sequence MRFDGYDTEGFYDEVFDSQGKPRPGADLLIQRVNALPESELQRRQKAAEIALLNLGITFNVYGSEAQTEKIFPFDIVPRIVQAKEWDVLERGLTQRITALNSFIHDVYNDQKIIKDGIVPAELIFSADGFRKPCIGLEPPCGIWCHITGTDLVRDGSGEFFVLEDNLRCPSGVSYVLENRLLMKRTFPMVFDACSVQPVTDYPSRLLEMLQEMAPPGVRSPVAVVWTPGIYNSAYFEHSFLAQQMGVPLVEGGDLVVHRGEVMMRTTKGLERVDVIYRRIDDDFMDPKAFRADSMLGVPGLMKAYSKGKVALANAPGTGVADDKAVYAYVPEIIRYYLGEDPIINNVPTYACWRDDDRKYVLENLDKLVVKAVNESGGYGMLIGPHASKAEREEFARRIKASPRTYIAQPTLALSRVPVLVDDHFEGRHVDLRPYILFGAKSTYVLPGGLTRVALKKGSLVVNSSQGGGSKDTWVLNAEGGPSPESALKEEEGL; translated from the coding sequence ATGAGATTTGATGGTTATGATACAGAGGGTTTCTACGATGAAGTCTTTGACTCACAAGGTAAGCCGCGTCCAGGCGCTGACCTTCTGATCCAGAGGGTTAATGCTTTACCGGAGTCGGAACTGCAAAGGCGCCAGAAAGCGGCTGAAATTGCGCTCCTGAACCTCGGAATCACCTTTAATGTGTATGGTAGTGAAGCACAAACTGAAAAGATTTTCCCTTTCGATATTGTGCCTCGTATTGTTCAGGCCAAAGAGTGGGACGTTCTTGAGCGAGGGCTGACACAGCGGATCACCGCCCTCAACAGTTTTATCCATGATGTTTACAATGATCAGAAAATCATAAAGGACGGCATCGTCCCTGCAGAACTGATTTTCTCCGCGGATGGCTTCCGCAAACCCTGTATCGGCCTGGAACCCCCCTGCGGCATCTGGTGCCATATCACCGGGACTGATCTGGTCAGAGACGGGTCTGGTGAATTTTTCGTCCTGGAAGATAACCTGAGATGCCCGTCAGGTGTTTCTTACGTACTGGAAAATCGGCTGCTCATGAAGCGAACCTTTCCGATGGTATTTGATGCCTGCAGTGTCCAACCGGTGACCGATTATCCCAGCCGACTCCTGGAAATGTTGCAGGAAATGGCTCCGCCGGGAGTTCGATCGCCGGTCGCCGTTGTCTGGACCCCGGGAATTTACAATTCAGCCTATTTTGAGCACAGCTTTCTTGCCCAGCAAATGGGTGTGCCCTTGGTCGAAGGTGGCGATTTGGTCGTCCATCGCGGCGAAGTGATGATGCGCACGACCAAGGGCCTTGAGCGGGTCGATGTCATCTACCGGAGAATCGATGATGATTTCATGGATCCGAAAGCGTTCCGTGCCGACTCCATGCTCGGAGTCCCGGGATTGATGAAAGCCTACAGTAAAGGGAAAGTCGCGTTGGCCAACGCACCGGGCACCGGTGTTGCCGATGACAAGGCTGTCTATGCCTATGTCCCGGAGATTATCCGCTATTACCTCGGCGAAGATCCGATCATCAACAATGTTCCCACCTACGCCTGCTGGCGTGATGACGACCGCAAATACGTTCTCGAGAATCTGGACAAGCTGGTGGTCAAAGCGGTCAACGAATCGGGCGGCTACGGCATGCTGATTGGACCGCACGCTTCAAAAGCCGAACGGGAAGAATTTGCCCGGCGGATCAAAGCCAGTCCACGCACCTATATTGCCCAGCCGACTCTTGCCTTATCTCGAGTTCCAGTATTAGTAGATGATCACTTCGAGGGGCGTCACGTCGATCTCCGTCCCTATATCCTCTTCGGTGCAAAAAGCACCTACGTTCTGCCCGGTGGGTTGACCAGGGTCGCATTGAAGAAAGGCTCTTTGGTCGTCAACTCCTCGCAGGGGGGCGGGAGTAAGGACACCTGGGTTCTTAATGCTGAAGGTGGCCCCTCTCCTGAATCTGCCCTGAAAGAAGAGGAGGGATTATAA
- a CDS encoding transglutaminase family protein, with protein MKYRVTHSTQYNYSTPVALCRNEACLLPRDTLRQKCLTSELRIEPYPSDLRERIDAFGNRVSHFAIQHPHDGLNVTAASEVSVSADPNLFVAANQRSWESVRKHLASDRSPLTLEALPFLYDSPLAQKSQALEAYAKTSFPEGRPIGEAAADLMQRIYSDFTYDQESTTIDTPLSEIMVTRSGVCQDFAHIGVACLRSIGLAARYVSGYIETAPPPGQARLIGADASHAWFSVYAADASWIDFDPTNNKIPGEQHITVAWGRDFADVSPLRGVALGGGKHKVVVSVDVARIPDNLLNDQSQSQSQKA; from the coding sequence ATGAAATACCGCGTAACCCACTCGACTCAATACAACTACAGCACACCGGTTGCCCTGTGTCGCAATGAAGCCTGCTTATTGCCTCGTGATACCTTAAGACAGAAATGCCTGACGAGTGAGCTGCGGATTGAACCTTACCCCTCCGACCTACGCGAGCGGATAGACGCCTTTGGCAATCGTGTCAGCCACTTTGCTATCCAACACCCCCATGACGGGTTGAACGTAACGGCGGCCAGTGAGGTCTCGGTCTCTGCAGATCCCAACCTTTTCGTAGCGGCGAATCAACGGTCCTGGGAGTCAGTACGAAAACACCTGGCCAGCGATAGAAGCCCGCTAACGCTAGAGGCTTTGCCTTTTCTGTATGATTCGCCTTTGGCTCAAAAATCTCAGGCGCTTGAGGCATATGCCAAGACATCTTTCCCTGAGGGCCGCCCAATCGGTGAGGCTGCAGCGGACCTGATGCAGCGAATTTATAGTGATTTCACCTACGACCAGGAGAGTACAACGATCGACACACCACTTTCTGAGATCATGGTGACCCGTAGTGGGGTCTGTCAGGATTTTGCCCATATTGGCGTTGCTTGTCTGCGCTCAATCGGCCTGGCGGCTCGTTACGTCAGCGGTTACATTGAAACCGCGCCACCACCGGGCCAGGCACGATTGATTGGCGCTGATGCCTCGCACGCTTGGTTTTCCGTTTACGCTGCGGATGCCAGCTGGATCGACTTTGACCCGACCAACAATAAGATCCCCGGTGAGCAGCATATTACCGTCGCCTGGGGACGCGATTTTGCAGATGTATCCCCCTTAAGGGGAGTTGCTCTGGGCGGCGGAAAACATAAAGTGGTCGTTTCGGTGGACGTTGCCAGAATTCCTGATAACCTCCTCAATGACCAATCGCAAAGTCAGTCACAAAAGGCCTGA
- a CDS encoding circularly permuted type 2 ATP-grasp protein, with the protein MTIETDRRKKSGPQSYERELGKYNELGVGGEKHLPHEKILLQTLEKLGNKRLAKRRKEAQRLLRENGATHNLFGPADTSRDWQFDPIPLVIESEEWSLVEQGLVQRAELLNLILADIYGPRKLIQDGLLPPEAAFTHKGFLWPCVGLLPPGGRHLNFYSANIARAKDGRFWVLDDYSTPPFGSGYALENRVVMTRSFPRLYQDFQVHRLAMFFRALRNRLTLLARNNQTEPRIVVLTPGPEHALYFEHAYLASYLGYTLVQGGDLVVRDGCVWLKSVGGLRQVDVILNRLEETLCDPLELRGSSLFGIPGLLEAVRRGNVTTSNAVGSSVLQNPAMMAFLPGISRHLLGEELRLPSVATWWCGQPREREFVLQNLNKLVIKPIHPLPGLPEMIPGQLSESQLSACRERILANPHLYVGQEPANLATVPTFVTDTIEHRPFILSTFLTAKDQSYVAMSGGLTRINDNEGGLLTSKEGGYSKDTWVLTTEPAKQVNLWQQAPPDRLIEPLLGSLPSRAAENLFWTGRYAERAEATALLLRSILTNLIEYNEFRDPDDRLSLEHLLQALTRVTSTYPGFIGEGAVEKLADPRAELMSLTSDTDRPGSLRSLLRSFGYSAYIIRDTLPVDAWRIVDNIQQNWNPKVSISLIGSGRLHDSINQLLLQLSAFSGLNNDNMARETDWLLLKIGRSLERALNLIALLRATLVPYYKPSMEAQMFATVLSTSNSLITYRRRYRSFIQLPSILELLLTDKNYPRALAYQLHQLQRMIAELPQDQPTAQTREDGRLISEACAELSSADLKQLAQLSISDNCHPLLEELLTVQKERLEKLSEALTQLYFSPTLAPQRLGAVAHWKKS; encoded by the coding sequence GTGACGATAGAAACAGATAGGCGCAAAAAATCCGGCCCCCAGTCTTATGAGAGAGAGTTGGGCAAATACAATGAACTTGGTGTCGGGGGTGAGAAACACCTCCCGCATGAGAAGATCCTCTTGCAGACGCTGGAGAAGCTGGGAAACAAAAGATTGGCAAAACGCCGCAAAGAAGCTCAACGGCTTTTACGTGAAAATGGCGCAACCCATAATCTTTTTGGCCCCGCAGACACATCACGTGACTGGCAGTTCGACCCAATTCCATTGGTTATTGAAAGCGAGGAATGGTCTCTGGTTGAGCAGGGATTGGTGCAGCGTGCAGAATTGCTCAACCTGATTCTTGCCGACATTTACGGACCGCGGAAGCTGATTCAAGATGGCTTACTGCCTCCGGAGGCGGCCTTTACTCACAAAGGTTTTCTCTGGCCTTGCGTTGGGCTTCTGCCTCCAGGTGGAAGACACCTGAACTTTTATTCTGCAAATATTGCAAGAGCGAAAGATGGCCGATTCTGGGTTCTTGATGATTATTCCACCCCTCCCTTTGGCTCCGGATACGCGTTAGAAAATCGTGTCGTCATGACGCGTAGTTTTCCAAGGCTATATCAGGATTTTCAGGTCCACCGCCTGGCCATGTTTTTTCGCGCCTTACGGAACAGGCTGACACTTCTGGCGAGGAACAATCAAACCGAACCACGCATCGTAGTACTGACTCCCGGCCCGGAGCATGCCCTTTATTTTGAACATGCTTATCTCGCTTCCTATCTTGGTTATACCCTGGTCCAGGGTGGGGACCTGGTTGTTCGTGACGGCTGTGTCTGGCTCAAATCAGTCGGCGGGCTGCGCCAGGTTGATGTCATACTAAATCGGCTCGAAGAGACGCTTTGCGATCCCCTCGAGCTTCGTGGATCCTCCTTGTTTGGCATTCCAGGACTGCTGGAAGCCGTCCGGCGTGGCAACGTCACAACGTCTAATGCTGTTGGCAGCAGCGTGTTGCAGAACCCGGCTATGATGGCTTTCTTACCAGGAATTTCACGTCATTTATTGGGCGAAGAATTGCGCCTGCCGTCCGTTGCCACCTGGTGGTGTGGACAACCGCGTGAGCGCGAATTCGTGCTGCAGAATCTGAACAAGCTGGTTATAAAACCAATCCATCCACTCCCGGGCCTCCCTGAAATGATACCGGGACAACTCAGCGAATCCCAACTCAGTGCCTGCCGTGAGAGGATTCTCGCCAACCCGCATCTTTATGTTGGTCAGGAACCTGCCAACCTGGCAACCGTGCCTACGTTTGTGACCGACACGATAGAACATCGACCCTTCATTTTAAGCACCTTCCTGACAGCAAAGGATCAATCCTATGTTGCCATGTCCGGGGGCTTGACCAGAATTAACGATAACGAAGGCGGCTTACTCACATCGAAGGAAGGCGGGTACAGCAAAGACACATGGGTTCTGACCACGGAACCGGCCAAGCAGGTAAACCTCTGGCAGCAAGCTCCTCCAGATCGTCTCATTGAACCTTTGTTAGGCTCGCTGCCGAGCCGTGCCGCTGAGAATCTGTTCTGGACGGGTCGTTATGCCGAACGCGCCGAAGCAACCGCCCTCCTGCTTCGATCGATCCTTACAAACCTCATTGAATACAATGAATTTCGTGACCCTGATGATCGCCTGAGCCTGGAACATTTATTACAGGCATTAACTCGTGTCACATCGACCTATCCTGGATTTATAGGCGAAGGTGCCGTAGAAAAGCTGGCGGACCCTCGCGCTGAGCTCATGTCTTTGACCAGCGATACCGATAGACCGGGAAGCCTGCGCTCGTTGTTACGGAGTTTTGGCTATTCTGCCTATATCATCAGGGACACCCTCCCCGTAGACGCATGGCGAATTGTCGACAATATTCAGCAGAACTGGAACCCAAAAGTATCGATCTCCCTCATTGGCAGCGGCCGCTTACATGACAGCATCAATCAGTTGCTTCTGCAACTCTCCGCATTCAGTGGTCTGAATAATGACAACATGGCGCGGGAAACCGATTGGTTGCTTCTGAAAATCGGGCGGAGCCTCGAACGCGCCCTCAATCTGATTGCCCTGTTACGGGCAACGCTGGTTCCTTATTACAAGCCCTCTATGGAAGCACAGATGTTTGCAACCGTTCTATCTACCAGCAACAGCCTTATTACCTATAGACGACGTTACCGTTCATTCATACAACTTCCGTCAATTCTGGAATTGTTATTAACGGATAAAAACTATCCCAGGGCACTTGCCTATCAACTGCATCAACTGCAGAGAATGATTGCAGAGCTGCCGCAGGATCAGCCAACAGCACAGACAAGAGAAGATGGACGACTGATCAGCGAGGCCTGTGCAGAGCTCAGCAGTGCGGACCTTAAACAACTGGCCCAGTTGTCAATAAGCGACAACTGTCATCCGTTGTTAGAGGAGCTCCTGACAGTACAAAAAGAGCGGCTTGAAAAACTTTCTGAGGCCTTGACGCAACTTTATTTCAGCCCAACCCTAGCGCCGCAGCGACTGGGTGCCGTTGCGCACTGGAAAAAGTCATGA